Genomic DNA from Verrucomicrobiota bacterium:
GGCGGACTCTGGCATGGAGCGTCGTGGACCTTCGTAGTTTGGGGTGCCTACCACGGAGCTTGGTTGGCCATCGAACGTTTCTGGGGTGAGCGCGTGGGGGTGAAATTGCTGCCTCCGGTCTTGGCAATCCCTGTAGTTTTCGTCGTGGCGTCCCTTGGTTGGGTTTGGTTCCGTGCTGAGAGTTTTTCGGAAGCCGCGGCGATCTTTCGCAGTCTGTTTGGATGGGGTGATCCAGCGATTCAATCTCTGCTGTTGGACGGTTGGATCCAGCAGCCGTACTTGATTGCAACCTTCTTTCTAGCGATTGGGGTCGCGTGGTTCGCAAAGCCTTCCCAACTGTTTCTGCGAAGACTTACGTTCTTGAAAGCACTTTGGATTAAAGCGGTCTTGATTGTAGCGGTAATCGCTATGTCGAACCAGAGTTTCAACCCGTTTATTTATTTTAACTTTTAGGAGGTTGGGATGATAGGTGTCAGTGTTCGGGTGTCAGGGTTTGGTTTAACGAATCGGTTTAGGGATAGTGAATGAAAGAGAAGACGTTTTTAGCGGTTGAGGATCTTGAGGTCTATCGGAAGCTTTGCGAGCTCCACCTGGAGGTCTGCGATTTGACTCATCAATGGCCACAAGAGGAGCGATATGAACTGGGAAGCCAGGTCAGGCGGTCGTCAAACAGTTCGCCATCACAGCTAGCCGAAAAGAATGATGATCGGCATGTTCGTAACAAGATTGAAGGCGTAAACCGAAGTCGCGGAGAGGCCGCAGAAACGGTCCATCATCTTTACATGGCGTTTCGGAAGCAGTATCTCTCAGAGAAAACGTTCCAGAATTACCGAGATCGCTATCGGCAGTGTATCCGTATGCTCAATGGACTTGAGCGAACATTGGAGAATAAACTCCCTTCCTCGGATCGGCGTTGGAAAGTCGAAGAGGGAAGCACTCATTGCAGCGAGAATAGCAAACTAAATCCCTCAGGATGGCCTTCAGAGATTAACGACACCTGACACTCGACACCTGAAACCCATACTAAGATGAACAGAGAACAAGAAGCATGGGACGAACTAGAGCGCTCGAGCGTATCTAAAGCAAGTCGTTGGTTCCTTGTGTGTTTCTTTCTCCTATCGCTATTCGCGATTTTCGGTTTTGATCTTTGGAAGACTTACGGTCCCCGGGACGCCGTTCTCGTCTTCACGGAGCGTTCGCGTCCGATCCTCGAGGATGCCTCCATGGGAAAGAAAGTTCTCGACTGGAACGATGAGGTTCTCGCTGATATTGGTTCATTCGAAGATCAGATCGCGGATGAGAGCATCCTGCGCAAAACGGTGCCCGCCTATCAGTGGCTGTTTCTTGAAGTATTGCACACCTCTGGAACGGGGAGGGTTTTACTGGGGAACGGCAACTGGTATTTTCTAAAAGAGGGTGTGGAGTCTTCACTGGGGTGGGGAATTCCGGGAGAATTGAGGGAAGCAGACTGGGCGGTGCGTCGTGTCGCGGGACGTTTGGCGGAGCTCGATATACAACTTGTGCTGCTTCCTATTCCAGGGAAAGCCTCCATTCAGCCTGCGCAGTTTTCCAACCGATTTGAAAGAGCGGAAACGGTGCCAACGTTGCCTGATTACGACGAGGTTTACAAAGCATGGGATCAACTGCCCGGTGTCTCCGTTGTCCGCGCGGACCAGATACTCGCTGCACGAACCAATCGTGGGGAGGTTTCCTTCCTGGAGAGAGATACCCACTGGAATCCGGAAGGACTTCATGCGGTCTTAGAGCGATTGGTCTCCGAAGTTCCTAAGAACTCCCCGAACGGCGGAGACTTTGCTGCCGATGAGTTTTCGGGCGAGGGTGACTTGACGCGAATGATGGATTTGCCGGCCGACACGGTTCCACGTGAGAGGGTGCAGCGAACGGTCGTTCAGGATGAACGTCAGTGGACGACTGAAGCAGAGGTCTATTTTCTCGGGGATAGCTTCGCCGCAATCTATTCCGATGAGGCTTTGGGTTGGGGAGAAAATGCGGGTTTGAAGGACCAGCTCCCCGTTCGGCTCGATGAGCCAGTCGAGTTTTTCATCAACTACGGTGATCCAGTCGGAGATCCGACCCGTCAGTTGGAAAGACGACTGGATCAAATCTCTCTGGAACAGGCACCAAGGGTGGTTATTTGGCAGTTCGCCGAAAGGTTCTTGAGTCAGGGAGCTTGGGCGAATGTGTTTCGATCAAAGCCAGATTAGTTTTCAACCGATCTTACCCGCGAAGATTCTAGAGCATTCTGAATTTATTCTATCGCATCAGGTGGGGAGAAAAAAGAGGGCAGCGCAAGGCGGCCCTGAGTGTAGCGGGCTAGAAGCCCGTAAACTCAGGACTAACGCTGCGACCCCTCTTTTTTGCCCCATCCGTAGGACTGAGTGCTTTTTTGTGCCAACAGCGTTTGAGCGACTCTCACGCACTTCTAGTGCGCTACGAGGCGCTCTGCCTCGTTGGTCACAAAAAATCTCTTCAGCCTGATGGGACAGAATAAATTCAGAATGCTCTAAAAGGGATGAGAGAGAAGCAGCTCTCCACAATAAAGGCAGCGAGTATGGTTCCGGTGGTTTTTCCGGCCGCATTTGTGGCACTCGCGAGCTGAGGGCTTCTTCTTTTTTCCATCGAGTTTTCCGTCTTCCAGATCCACCTCGGAGACTTTGTAGATCAAGTCCTCATCAGAGAGTCCGGTTTTCTCCTTCAGGAGAAGCCACATTGCCTCACTCACGATCTCCAGCTTGTCCAAACGCTGCTGTAGATCTCGAATGTCGGATTTGATTGCCGTGGAACCCCGTCCCGCGCCCGAGAATAGATCTTGATAACCTGAACTGCCTGAATTTCCGATCATCAAGAGAAAGCTGATCGGTTCTGATGCCGGCTGCAAGGATGATCGTTTTGGAGTCTTCAGTCTTGCTCCCGGTATCGTCCGTTTTGAAACTGCGGCATGGCGGTTAAGTCGGCAGAGTTTGATCTCGATCGGATAGATTCCATTCTATCGACCGGGAACAGGGCCGTTGCCGAAAAGTACATCAATGGGTTGCCGAGCGCGGAGCGGGCCCGGCTTCTCTCGAGAATGGATGACGAGCCTCGGGAAAAACTGTTCAGTTTGTTGAGCGCGGAATTTGCCGCCGATCTTCTTCAGAGCCTGGGAGAAGCGCAGTCGGTTGAGATCCTTGAGTCGGTAGATCCTGAGCTGGCGGCGAGCGTTGTGGATTTGGTTCCGAGTGACGAGCAGGCTGATCTACTAACGGGCTGTGATGAGGAGGTAGCTGAGAAGATCCTGGAAGCGATGAGTCCCGAGGAGGCGAGTGATGCCCGGGATCTGATGCAATACGGCTGGCACACTGCTGGCGGAATGATGATCACCGAGTTTCTCGCTTTCCGTGAGCTGGCTACCGTTCAGGAAGTCACGGAAAACATGCGGGAGAACCGTGACCGCTATGCTGATTTTGACATCCAGTATGTGTATGTGACCAGTGGAGCAGATCGACTCCTCGGCGTTCTTAGACTAAGAGATTTGGTGCTCGCTCATCCGGAAGACACGGTTACTTCCATG
This window encodes:
- a CDS encoding four helix bundle protein; translated protein: MKEKTFLAVEDLEVYRKLCELHLEVCDLTHQWPQEERYELGSQVRRSSNSSPSQLAEKNDDRHVRNKIEGVNRSRGEAAETVHHLYMAFRKQYLSEKTFQNYRDRYRQCIRMLNGLERTLENKLPSSDRRWKVEEGSTHCSENSKLNPSGWPSEINDT